Proteins from one Bifidobacterium sp. ESL0732 genomic window:
- a CDS encoding tetratricopeptide repeat protein produces MAAANNPQPNPGISLAGAVDLSSIKHQVQAEPGQAGGAPSAGGYVIDVTEATFQAVLQTSTTYPVVLLLWIPTDDRLFKMAKMLGDAINGMKGQVQLARIDINTEPGIAQAFQIKGAPALFALIGGRPMPILEGLPSDEELTQITDTLLPQIVQLAQQAGVTGTAPYSGDPDADAAAGEAGADAAEQVPPEHQQAHQLAADGDYAGAAEAYAQVLEANPNDTLAARERSKALLLARSGNADVREVRAAAAEHPDDVDAQLAVADIDMIGGQIEDAFSRLLDFLAAGHKADLEPVRKRLLEYFVIPEPDDPRLKAARRRLSTLMY; encoded by the coding sequence TTGGCAGCAGCAAACAATCCTCAGCCGAATCCGGGCATTTCATTGGCAGGTGCGGTCGACCTGAGCTCGATCAAGCATCAGGTTCAGGCCGAGCCTGGCCAAGCCGGCGGTGCGCCTTCCGCGGGAGGCTATGTCATCGACGTCACCGAGGCTACGTTCCAAGCGGTTCTGCAGACTTCCACCACCTACCCGGTGGTGCTGTTGCTGTGGATTCCCACCGACGACCGCCTTTTCAAGATGGCCAAGATGTTGGGCGATGCCATCAACGGCATGAAAGGGCAGGTCCAGCTCGCCCGTATCGACATCAATACCGAGCCCGGAATCGCTCAGGCTTTCCAGATCAAGGGTGCACCGGCGCTGTTCGCGCTTATCGGCGGTCGGCCGATGCCGATTCTCGAGGGGCTGCCGAGCGATGAGGAACTGACACAGATTACGGACACGCTGCTGCCGCAGATTGTGCAACTGGCTCAGCAGGCCGGCGTCACCGGCACCGCGCCGTATTCTGGCGACCCTGATGCCGATGCCGCGGCAGGTGAAGCCGGTGCCGATGCGGCCGAACAGGTGCCGCCCGAACACCAGCAGGCCCACCAGCTTGCAGCCGATGGTGACTATGCCGGTGCCGCCGAGGCTTATGCTCAAGTGCTCGAAGCGAATCCGAACGACACCTTGGCTGCCCGCGAGCGTTCCAAGGCTTTGTTGCTGGCTCGCTCCGGCAATGCCGACGTCCGCGAGGTACGTGCCGCTGCAGCCGAGCATCCCGACGATGTTGACGCGCAGCTCGCCGTCGCCGATATTGACATGATCGGCGGCCAGATTGAGGATGCGTTCTCGCGCTTGCTTGATTTCCTTGCAGCAGGTCACAAGGCCGACTTGGAGCCGGTGCGCAAGCGTCTGCTCGAGTACTTCGTCATTCCCGAGCCCGACGACCCGCGTCTCAAGGCCGCTCGTCGCCGCCTCTCCACGCTGATGTACTGA